The Methanomassiliicoccales archaeon genome has a segment encoding these proteins:
- a CDS encoding IclR family transcriptional regulator, which translates to MYLDREEAAPSVVIPSVIGRRVPPHCTALGKVLLAHNPEALERILAKGSLSALTPNTITNPEVLKRELERVRTQGYAVDWEEFHEGNICVAAPIHNYRGRVVAAISVSLPKVRLAHNPLERYTQAVLEGSREISSALGHRSSVTENLASAKKSATSSPPQSQ; encoded by the coding sequence TTGTATTTGGACCGGGAAGAAGCCGCGCCAAGTGTGGTTATCCCCTCGGTAATTGGCCGACGAGTTCCTCCCCATTGTACGGCATTGGGAAAAGTTCTTTTGGCCCACAATCCTGAGGCGCTGGAGAGAATTTTGGCGAAAGGGTCTCTTTCGGCTCTCACCCCGAACACCATCACAAATCCCGAAGTTCTAAAAAGGGAGTTGGAGCGAGTGCGAACCCAGGGGTATGCGGTGGACTGGGAGGAGTTCCACGAGGGCAACATCTGTGTCGCCGCACCGATACACAACTATCGAGGTCGAGTAGTAGCCGCCATTTCCGTGTCGCTGCCTAAAGTCAGACTAGCTCACAACCCCCTCGAACGGTACACCCAAGCGGTGCTAGAAGGTAGCCGCGAGATTTCATCCGCGCTAGGTCACCGGTCTTCTGTTACTGAAAACCTGGCGTCGGCTAAAAAGTCTGCCACATCATCCCCTCCACAGTCTCAGTAA
- a CDS encoding bifunctional 4-hydroxy-2-oxoglutarate aldolase/2-dehydro-3-deoxy-phosphogluconate aldolase produces the protein MWNTDTLEQLKDSGVIGIIRVTTTQDLIRIAKTLYEGGLSCLEITMTTPGALRAIEEAREELPDVLMGAGTVLDAATARQAILAGAQFLVTPTVKPDVIETAHRYGVLVIPGAMTPTEILTCWEAGADMVKVFPAEVLGPEFIKAMHGPFPQIPLVPTGGITAENAGEFIKAGAAVVCVGSWLVDTKALAAEKVEILRDKARKLVAVVKEARNCPKLLP, from the coding sequence GTGTGGAACACAGACACTTTGGAGCAGCTTAAGGACTCAGGCGTGATAGGCATCATTCGAGTGACTACTACTCAAGATTTAATACGGATTGCCAAGACATTGTATGAAGGGGGGCTTTCCTGTCTTGAAATCACGATGACGACACCTGGAGCCCTTCGGGCCATTGAAGAGGCACGGGAGGAACTCCCGGACGTGCTCATGGGAGCGGGAACAGTATTGGATGCGGCTACCGCTAGGCAGGCGATCCTCGCCGGGGCCCAGTTTTTGGTGACTCCTACAGTAAAGCCAGATGTGATCGAAACAGCCCATCGATATGGAGTTCTTGTGATCCCTGGGGCGATGACTCCTACGGAGATCCTCACCTGCTGGGAAGCCGGGGCGGACATGGTGAAGGTGTTCCCGGCGGAGGTCCTCGGCCCAGAATTTATCAAAGCTATGCACGGTCCCTTCCCTCAGATCCCTCTTGTTCCCACGGGTGGAATCACCGCTGAAAACGCTGGTGAGTTCATCAAAGCTGGCGCAGCTGTGGTATGCGTAGGATCGTGGCTGGTGGATACAAAGGCGCTAGCCGCAGAAAAAGTCGAAATTCTTCGTGACAAGGCCCGTAAGCTTGTTGCCGTGGTTAAAGAGGCCAGGAACTGCCCAAAACTTTTGCCGTAA